One genomic region from Acidobacteriota bacterium encodes:
- a CDS encoding glucoamylase family protein, whose amino-acid sequence YGFKCSFNPTFSTAQSKEWISKGYYGLDQGPIVLMIENYRSGFLWRLMRGCPYIIDGLRRAGFTGGWLRDVE is encoded by the coding sequence AGTACGGATTCAAGTGCAGTTTCAATCCGACGTTTTCGACGGCGCAAAGCAAGGAATGGATCTCAAAGGGCTACTACGGTCTGGATCAAGGTCCGATAGTTTTGATGATTGAGAACTATCGCTCAGGATTTCTTTGGCGCCTGATGCGTGGCTGTCCTTACATCATCGACGGGCTTCGCCGCGCAGGTTTCACCGGCGGCTGGCTGCGCGACGTTGAATAG
- a CDS encoding divalent metal cation transporter — translation MAEATSMVTGISHFIWTPVYAVLVVSLLFWTSYSLIAKVFKWLTLVLFAYIIAAFLAHPDWRAVLLSTFVPHIQWSSNYLAAFVGILGTTISPYLFFWQASQEVEEERKMGKRTVREREGATVESLRKSRTDVLTGMFFSNLVMYFIILTTAATLHAHGQTSIETAQQAAEALKPVAGNFAYMLFTLGLIGTGMLGVPVLAGAAAYAIAEARVWRGTLEDKPRLAKKFYSVVAVSMLLGLSLNYVGIHAVKMLFLAAVLNGVLAPPLIVLLVLLTSNKKVMGKRVNPPVLKWLGWATAAIMSAAAMGMFATM, via the coding sequence ATGGCTGAAGCCACCAGCATGGTTACCGGCATAAGTCATTTCATCTGGACGCCTGTCTACGCAGTGCTGGTCGTCTCGCTGCTCTTCTGGACCTCCTATAGTCTCATAGCCAAAGTTTTCAAGTGGCTCACGCTAGTCCTATTCGCCTACATCATCGCAGCGTTTCTCGCACATCCTGACTGGCGAGCCGTTTTACTGTCCACCTTCGTTCCCCATATCCAGTGGTCGAGCAATTATCTGGCAGCGTTTGTCGGGATCCTGGGAACTACTATATCCCCTTACCTTTTCTTCTGGCAGGCCTCGCAGGAGGTGGAAGAAGAGAGAAAGATGGGTAAGCGCACAGTTCGCGAGCGTGAAGGCGCGACTGTTGAATCTCTTCGCAAATCGAGAACAGACGTGCTCACAGGAATGTTTTTCTCAAACCTGGTGATGTACTTCATCATTCTGACCACCGCCGCGACCTTGCATGCTCATGGTCAAACCAGCATCGAGACTGCGCAGCAGGCGGCCGAGGCCCTCAAGCCGGTTGCCGGCAACTTCGCTTACATGCTTTTCACGTTGGGATTGATAGGCACGGGAATGCTAGGCGTGCCCGTACTGGCGGGCGCGGCGGCTTACGCCATTGCCGAAGCGCGCGTGTGGCGCGGAACGCTCGAAGACAAGCCGCGACTAGCAAAGAAGTTTTACTCAGTCGTGGCTGTGTCGATGCTGCTGGGGTTATCTCTAAACTATGTCGGAATCCACGCGGTGAAGATGTTGTTCCTGGCGGCGGTTTTGAACGGCGTCCTCGCGCCGCCGTTGATCGTCCTGCTTGTGCTTTTGACCAGCAACAAAAAGGTGATGGGCAAGAGAGTCAATCCTCCCGTGCTCAAGTGGCTAGGCTGGGCTACGGCGGCGATCATGTCGGCGGCAGCGATGGGGATGTTCGCAACGATGTGA